From Orcinus orca chromosome 3, mOrcOrc1.1, whole genome shotgun sequence, a single genomic window includes:
- the SERF1B gene encoding small EDRK-rich factor 1 gives MARGNQRELARQKNMKKSQEISKGKRKEDTLTASQRKQRDSEIMQQKQKAANEKKSMQTREK, from the exons ATGGCCC GTGGAAATCAACGAGAACTTGCCCGCcagaaaaacatgaagaaatcCCAGGAAATTagtaagggaaaaagaaaagaggatacCTTGACTGCCTCTCAGAGGAAACAGAG GGACTCTGAGATCATGCAACAAAAGCAGAAGGCAGCCAATGAGAAGAAGTCTATGcagacaagagaaaaatga
- the LOC101286023 gene encoding high mobility group protein B2-like: protein MRRCRSSSSSTIMGKGDPNKPQGKMSSYAFFVQTCREKHKKKHPDSSANFTEFSKKCPERWKIMSAKEKSKFEDMAKSDKARYDREMKNYVPPKGDKKGKKKDPNVPKRPPSAFFRFCSEHHPKIKSEHPVLSIGDTAKKVGEMWSEQSAKGK from the coding sequence ATGCGCCGCtgccgcagcagcagcagcagcaccatCATGGGGAAGGGCGACCCCAACAAGCCGCAGGGCAAGATGTCCTCATACGCCTTCTTTGTGCAGACTTGCCGGGAGAAGCACAAGAAGAAACACCCTGACTCCTCGGCCAACTTTACCGAGTTCTCCAAGAAATGTCCTGAGAGATGGAAGATCATGTCTGCCAAGGAAAAATCCAAGTTTGAAGATATGGCAAAAAGTGACAAAGCTCGCTATGACAGGGAGATGAAAAATTATGTTCCTCCCAAAGGTgacaagaagggaaagaaaaaagatcccAATGTGCCTAAAAGGCCTCCATCTGCCTTCTTCCGGTTTTGCTCTGAACATCACCCAAAGATCAAAAGTGAACACCCTGTCTTATCCATTGGAGATACTGCAAAAAAAGTGGGTGAAATGTGGTCTGAGCAGTCAGCCAAAGGTAAATAA